Proteins from a genomic interval of Phoenix dactylifera cultivar Barhee BC4 unplaced genomic scaffold, palm_55x_up_171113_PBpolish2nd_filt_p 001939F, whole genome shotgun sequence:
- the LOC120109237 gene encoding F-box/LRR-repeat protein At1g67190-like: MEDLPVEVIGNILSHLGTARNVVVASATCRKWREACRKHLHTLSFNSDDWPHDFTTRQLEILITQTIFQTVGLQCLSVHMDSVHEFSAAPVIAWLMYTRETLRSLSYNVRTTPNVNILEICGRQKLEMLDLDQNAITGVEPSYQRFTCLKSLSLRHVSISALDLSLLLAACPKIESLTLDTLEIVMSDSQSTMELSSQTLKNIYAKSIGVDKIVLEADNLESLHLNALNLDLFELIGKGTLKQLKIDDVSVTHLDIGENTDLLEVVDVSNFTIVWPKFYHMISRSSKLRRLRLWGVVFDDEDEIVDSETIAVSFPQLRHLSLSYELRDGLLNHGLQGSSPLENVSILELGWTVISEHFGHWVFGMIERCPNLKKLVIHGILSEAKTREECQTLASFYLIHRSSHEEICTC, from the coding sequence ATGGAGGACCTCCCTGTGGAAGTCATTGGCAATATTCTTTCCCATCTTGGAACTGCACGGAATGTTGTTGTTGCCTCTGCAACTTGCCGGAAATGGAGAGAAGCCTGTAGGAAACACCTCCATACCTTGTCTTTCAACTCTGATGATTGGCCTCATGATTTCACCACTAGGCAGTTGGAGATTCTCATAACACAGACTATATTTCAAACTGTGGGTTTGCAGTGCCTTTCAGTCCATATGGACAGTGTCCATGAATTCTCGGCTGCTCCTGTGATCGCTTGGCTTATGTATACTAGAGAAACCTTAAGGAGTCTATCATATAACGTTCGTACAACTCCAAATGTAAACATTCTGGAGATTTGTGGTCGGCAGAAGCTAGAGATGTTGGATCTGGACCAGAATGCTATTACTGGGGTTGAACCAAGTTACCAGAGATTTACTTGTCtcaaatccctttctttgagacATGTTAGTATCTCAGCCTTGGATCTAAGCCTACTGCTTGCTGCCTGCCCGAAAATAGAATCTTTAACACTTGATACACTAGAGATTGTAATGTCAGATTCACAATCTACAATGGAACTGAGCAGTCAAACACTTaagaatatttatgcaaaatccATAGGCGTGGATAAGATAGTACTGGAAGCAGATAATCTTGAAAGCTTGCACTTAAATGCATTAAACCTCGATCTTTTTGAGCTGATTGGAAAGGGTACCCTAAAACAGCTCAAGATTGATGATGTCAGTGTGACTCATTTGGACATTGGCGAGAATACAGATCTCCTGGAGGTCGTAGATGTCAGCAATTTTACAATTGTGTGGCCTAAATTCTACCATATGATATCAAGATCATCTAAACTGAGAAGACTCCGGCTTTGGGGTGTGGTGTTTGATGATGAGGATGAGATTGTTGATTCAGAAACTATTGCTGTTTCATTTCCACAGCTCAGACATCTTTCATTAAGTTATGAATTAAGGGATGGACTGCTCAATCATGGTCTGCAAGGCTCGTCACCATTAGAGAATGTGTCAATATTGGAATTGGGATGGACGGTAATAAGCGAGCACTTTGGACATTGGGTTTTTGGGATGATTGAAAGATGCCCAAACCTTAAGAAGTTAGTCATCCATGGTATTCTTTCTGAGGCCAAAACTCGTGAAGAATGCCAGACGTTGGCTAGTTTTTACCTCATTCATCGTTCATCTCATGAGGAAATATGTACATGTTGA